Sequence from the Bos javanicus breed banteng chromosome 11, ARS-OSU_banteng_1.0, whole genome shotgun sequence genome:
CATACGGATTAAATCATTACATTACCAATGACCGTGCTGATCAGCTATATGTCTCTTCCTGTGATAGGGtaccaattttatttatttttttttataaagagatttatttatatttttgttatggAGCACAtcatgttccctgaccagggatcaaatgcacgcccctgcattgggagtgttgagtcttaaccactggactgtcagggaagtcccagggtgccagattaaaaaaatatatatatgattgaaATAATCATCAATAAAAATCataaccttttcctttttttttttgttgaataTAGAACCAGAATCTTATAACCTGATTCCTAGACTTTTAAAGAAGTCTAAAatgatcagggcttcccaggtggcactagtggtaaataatctgcttgccaatacaggagatgcaagagactgatccctgggttgggaagattcactggagtaggaaatggcaacccactccagtattcttgcctagagaacctcctggacagatgagcctgagcACCTAAAATGATCATACCCACTGGTCTAAAATTTGGTATTAAAAGACTAAGAAATTAAGAGAATGCATAGTAAAAAGAGTTCAAtgatggtgaaaagtgaaagtgaaagtcgctgggtcgtatctgactctttgtgaccccacggactacacagCCAATGGTATATAGCTATATAGtattccaggtcagaatactggagtgggtagcctttcccttctccaggggaccttcccaacccagggaatgaacccaggtctcctgcactgcaggtggattctttaccagctgagccaccagggaacccaagaacactggagtgcatagcctatcccttctccagtggatcttcctgacccaggatcgaaccggggtctcctgcatttgcagtcggattctttaccaattgagctatcagggaatgatGGTGAGATTAAATCTAATTCTTATTATATACAGTCTAAACAGAGTAAAACGcagtagaaagaaaaattattattagaaaaatgataaGAAGTCTACAAATTAACTGTCTTACTGGAAAGGAAGGTGGAAGAACCATGTGCTTTGGGAAGCAAGTCAAAGAACCCACTGCGATCACAGCCTTCACAGGAATTGTTAGGATCTGTGGAGGGAAGAAGCAAACCGCAGAGAAATAAGTGTGTAAATCCTAGACTGACCTGACAGTTGTTGCGCTATTTTAGGAGATTTAAAACAATCAATCTTGGGACTTACATGAGCAATAACCAACTGgtaagcaaaattaaaatcacCCATGCATACTGTTTAATCTATCCATGTACTGTACAAAATGCACTGAAATACACTTCCATGTACTTCTCAGAGGTTCACTGAAAACAAGGGAAATAAGACCAAAAACGGGAAGGAATGAAGAATGGATTTTTCTGcagattattaatttaaaaaggaaagtccAACTATACTCTTAAAACAATGCATGAAAAAtccagcatttttaaaagctacaTAGCTCTCTACTTTTTTGTACGTAGCAATAAATTAATGtcaacctgattttttaaaaaacgagCTGAATATTCCAAGTTTAAAATCTCAACTCACACTCTATTTGCAACTCACAAGGATACTTTGCTAAGGAAATGTACTTATTTCTATCAAAAGTGATAAATGTGGATTCCTCACTTTCGGAGATAATTAATTTGACATACTCCCAACATATGATTTATTACTAAAAgatcaattttgtttattctgAATGAGTTTGCTTTCATGGGTGGCAGGGGTTGTATGTGCTAAAAACAGGTAGGAGAACAAAAGTAGCTTGCTGACTTCAGCAGTGCTCAACTTCCCAAGAGCTTTACAAGAACACATACAAATATTTAGACTTGGCAGAAACATATCCCTTCAAAATCTCATTGGATGCAACATGTCAACCCCacataaagtctttaaaaaagttCACTGATTTTTGTTTGGTTCCTGACTTAGAATGACTCATGTAAACATAATTGTGAGAACTCAAATTAAGATGTGATTTCCTGATTGTATCTTCCTTTTTGGCAACGTTACACAGCAGGATATTTATGACCGCAGAAAGAGAGAGATCTAACCTCAAGTATTTCAGCCAGGGCCCATGTAACGCTACAGCCATTTGTAAGCCATGCTAACAGCAAATCTAAAAGGGCCAAATGCATTTTCCTAAAGTTGCTTTTAGTCAAGAGATTCAGGTTTTATCAGAAAACTATGAGCTAATAAAAAACCATTATTTTGTAAACTATTCTCAGAAgcttaagtttttaaaagtatcaaATAGGTAAACCGTAACTTTTTGAATAAACttagttataaaaacaaaaaaaggactgAATTTTTCAGAAAGACCCCACTGACCTGAATCCCCGTAAATAAAGTCCTTACCTCATAGTCTGTCGTGATCTGTATAGCCCCATCATGAATTCCTTCCAGTTTTTTTGCAGTAAGTTTGACTCTGAACACTGCAAAGTATCCTGAAGCTAGTATTACCTGTATGGAGTAGAAATTACATCCTTCGTTAGCCTTCCTAATTGAAGTTTtctattaaaatggaaaagaaagctacAAAAACCCTTCAGTTTTAAATCAGTGTTAACTCATATAGGTTAGGAATTCAAAATCCTAACTAACATACAATTAACACATCATCATGTACAAATATCTCAAAGTAAATAACGCCCATCTCTGGATGTTTATCTATTATACTTATTCCATGGGCTACTGAGAATACTGGTTCCCCAAGGAACAGCTGAATTCTCAGCTGCTAAGTTGGGGAGGGGTGTGGGCCTCATCCCCCAGTCATATACCTGCATGGTCAAAGGGAGCGCAGGCTACAGCAGACGGATACAGCCTTCCCCTACCCTTCAGAAGCCACGTCAGGGCACAAGTACACACAAAGTTGGTTCTGCTTCCAGTTCTGAATTTAACTTTGGCGTGTTAATACCCATGTCTTCAGATCAACTGAGACTGGGTCATACGAAAACATcaaaaaatcaaggaaagaaggaaaagttaAGCAAAGCAATTCTGAAAGAAAGCAGAACGCAGAACATGGATCTTACTTATTTTCTCAAGCTATCCTGCTGATATTTCTGGTGCTTAATCTTTTCAATCGAGAAACTTccaaaaaaacatgaaattcatTTTGTGAAGTTGTACTTTAGTCAGTAGTAGTTATACTTTACCTAGAATTTACATTTACCTCAAAATAACAAATGTGGGTATACCAAACATATCCACTTCCCCCCTTTAGAAGCATTTCTATGTTGGTTTTATGCATTTCTAACGTTTTCATCATGACTGTGACCACCCCAATCAGAGCATGTGTCTGAAGAGCGTGGAGAGTTGTTGACAGTGTGTGTTTCATAAGGAACAGGACGCTCATTTAGTTCATATGTTTGGCTTTTTGGAAAATAGCTGGACAACAGTTGAAAGTTTACAacttaaactttacaaattacaaacttaaaaaaaaatccacattttgCAGAGTTGTTATTTTGAAGCTGGCAACTCACTACAACTTCCTATTTTAAGTAAGGAAGGGTTCATACAAATGATCTCATCTTTCTATCCCTTGGTTCTTATATTTATGtagtttctttttaagtttttatcttGTACTGGGGTACAGCCCATTAACAATGCTGGGAGAGTTTCAGGTGCACACAGAAGGACTCAGCcatgcacatacatgtatccattctccccaaactcccctcccatccaggctgccacaaaacagtgagcagagttccctgtgctgtacagaaggCCCTTGATGGttatctactttatttatttatttattttttttattgcaaaatacatttattgaTGATAACTTTATATAATTTACTCCCTATATCTGATGTTACAAACTTTAGGGTCTTTGAGATAGGCAGGATCCTTGTATGTAACTGGCATAAACCCCAATATTTGAGCTCTCTTAATTGCTTTTGtgatttctctttgtttcttcccACAAAGACCTGTTATGTGCCTTCCGTAAATGCATCCagtaaatggagaaataaactgGGATAAAAGCTGTACATTCTTATAATCTACACGTTTTTCACACAAGATACATTTTTTCAGAGGCTCCTTGTAAGGATTTTCCATTGGAATAGGCAGGTCCTCACTGCTGGTTACCTGTTTATATTGTGAACAACTTCTCCACAGCACTGCACGAGTCCCGGAATTTGTGAGGCAGACAAAAGCCGTTGGGAAACGCGTAAACTTTCTCTTCCCTAGCCCACCGCAAAGACCTACCACAGCAGCCATGGTTCCTTGCTCCTCCCCTTCCCGTTATCTActttaaatatggcagtgtgtacatgcccatcTCTTATATTCatatagttttatataaaagTGAATTCTAAAACCCTAAAGTTTCCAGCAGGTTTCATGTTACTGAGTGGACCCCTCAAACACTTTAAATAAGTGTTAACATGTGCTATTGTAGGAGGAAATGATCCAGAGTCCTAAGattattaatttataatgtattatgaaaaacagtataatTCAACCATCTCGGATTAGATCTACATACAATTTTACTTTAACTTCGTTGTTGAAATGAACATATTAATAGCTGGTCTCATTATTATCCTTTTTCAGCATTccatttgtattaaaaataaaatctcagctGGAGTGACAAATATTACTTGTCATGggcatattcttttttgttttaaaaggagACTTTATTTATGAGTCAAATTTAAAACatcataaattattaaaatacaaatacccAACACCCATGTATCCATCACAATATCTGATTATGGAGCTTGAATGCCACACAGCTGCAATTAGAATACACATTATCCAGTATACACATTATCCAGTACTGTTTCCCACTTTTTCATAAatcctttttcaattttttttacatACAATCCTACTTACAGCTTATCTGCTTCAATATGCAACCATAAAATCGCGACTTTATACATTTGGTTGTGATTATCTGcaattattactactactatcaCAAACATCTGCATTCTCACCACTTCTGGCTCTTTAAATGACTTCCACAGGAAGAAGTCCCAGGAGTGGTATACATTGCCAAATTATTCTCTAAAAAACCTGTTTTGGGGAATCTTTCTCATACAAAATGTTTAAATACGTTTTTATGGCCTATGGCATTCCATGGAAAGGTCTTTGTCAACAATCTCTGTGCATAAGGAcatctgcttttccttctgtAAAACTGCCATGAGAAGTTCTATCCTAACCTTCAGAGGAGGTTATATTCTGCTCCTTCCAAGTCGCACAGGTGATTCTACTAACTCTGCTCTGAGTAAGTTTAAACTCTGAGATCGCTTTTCAGCAGTGGTGAGGGCCTAGACTGATACATTCACTTGCTCTTGTCTCATGTACTTTTATGACCAACTGTACGTAAGACAGAGTAAAAGTGTATGGGGAGAGCCACACAGAGATCAAACAAATGCTGTTTGTCTCACTGATACTGTCTTCCATCAATACAGAGAACTGAACAGAAGCAGTACTGCAGAACTGAAAACAACTTCTACTAACCTGCAGGGTTCTTTCTCTTGCCTAGTGAACTCAATGAACAGACTCAGTTTAGCGCCCATGGAAACTTCTCCTGTAATGGTACCTGTGCTCTATCTTAACTCCTTTGAGTCTCAAGTGCTCTCATCATGAAAGCAGTGAGTTTAAGTAGATTACCTATAAGGTCCTTTCCACATCAAATAGCCAATGCTGTTATGAATCTCATAATATTTCgaggagggacctccctggtcatccaggggctaagactctgtgctcccaatgcaggggggcctgggtttgatccctggtcagggaactagatcccacttgccacaactaagagttcacatgctgcaactaagacccagcacagtcaaataaataaattaatattaaaaataatatcatgAGGAATAGTCTTCTATTTGCGATTTAGACACACATCTAAGTTtaaggaaacaatagaaaagtTTACATACCGATGACTGTTCTGATAGAGAGGATTTTTCAAACTCTGGAAGGCTTGAGATGATTGTAGTTCTATTGCCTCTTTCAGTAGCTACGAGTTCTATTGATAAACCATCTCCTATAATATGCCAGCTTTTTATAGCCAActtaaaagagaaagatatggaagcaattaTTGCAGCACTATAACTGCAGCATAAAATCTCTAAATGTGATTTAGAATAacaacagatttttcttttcttacctcAATTGGATTGCTGTTTATAATggcaaataaaatattacttgCTTCTGTTGCACTCAGTATACCAAAATCTATGAAACGTTCTTCTATTTTGGGGGGTAATACAAAGTActggaaagacagaaaagaaccAGATTAGATGTAAAGTTACACTTATGTAACAGTAACACTTCAAGAAAAAGTTAACTATATTAAGGTACACTAAGGTTCctacattttatgtaaatatacacatacataatacATAATTAAGAACTTTGTATAATGGAAGTATTTTGAGTACTAGGTGAGATTAAGTGGAGCCCTGGAGATTTAGGCAAGAAGTCCCCAGTCTCAGCAGACTTCACGCATTCATGAAAGCAGCTACAAGCCAGTAATCATTTAAGCAGAAGAAATGCAGAAGGAGTGTCAGTGGTATGATACCGCAGGTCCCTTTGGTTCTAAAGTTCTTACTGATGCTAGGTTTTTGGAGGACCACACTTcttatctttttgctttcttttcatcttttgcatctatcagttttctttctttcccaaactTCTTTCATGGATTACCCTAAGGACAACTTTGCTTGGGGTTCCCCCACCTCCCTTGGCTTATTTTCTGTATTAGAAagacttctgtttcctttcctgcaGTTATTTAGATGACTATTCCATCTGTGTCTTTGTACCC
This genomic interval carries:
- the LOC133256705 gene encoding small ribosomal subunit protein bS18m-like is translated as MAAVVGLCGGLGKRKFTRFPTAFVCLTNSGTRAVLWRSCSQYKQVTSSEDLPIPMENPYKEPLKKCILCEKRVDYKNVQLLSQFISPFTGCIYGRHITGLCGKKQREITKAIKRAQILGFMPVTYKDPAYLKDPKVCNIRYRE